Below is a window of Streptomyces genisteinicus DNA.
GACCGGATCGCCAAGGCCGCCTCGGCGAACAAGAACCTCATCTACGTCTACTTCTGCAACAAGGACGGGCTCTTCGACGCCGTCTTCGACGCCCACGTCGGGCGGGGCCTCGACATGGTGCCCTTCACACCCGACGACCTGCCGGGCTACGCCGGGCGGCTTTTCGACTTCTACCAGAAGCACCCGGAGGTGCTCCGGCTGGCGACCTGGCACCGCCTGGAACGCGGCGCCGCCGTGGAACGGGACCCCGCGGTCGCCAAGCCTGCCCGCGACGACAAGCTCGCCGCGCTGGAAGCGGTCCGGAAGGACGGAGACGGCACACCGGGCTTCCCCCCGACCACGCTTCTCACCCTCGTTCTGGCCATCGCCTCGGCCTGGAGCCCGACGAACGCCGCAAGCATGCCGGCGACTGCCACCCCCGCCTCGGACGCGGCACAATGCCGGAACGCGATCACGGAGGCCGTGCGTCGCCTCCTGTGACGGGCAGGCCCTCCGCTCGCCGCCTCTGCCCCGCAGCGCCGGCCTCGGCCCGGCCCCACGACGCAGGCCCCGCCGCCGAAGCGGCGGGCCCCTGCCGGCCACGCACCAGCGGTCAGAGCGCTGCGCGCCAGCTGCCCCGCGCCAGCCGGGTACGACCGTCCGGCGTGATGAGGACGCGAGCCCCGCGGACCGGGAGCTCGCCATGGGCGAGCCAGTATCCGCGGATCCCGTTCAGGACCTCCCAGAGCCGGCGCGGGCCGCTCTGGTGGACGACGGTCGTCCCGGTGCCGCTCGATGACGCGCGCGCCCACGAGCCGTCCGGGTGCGCGAGCCACGTCACTCGGCAGCCGTCGGTCTCGTCGAACCCGTACACGGTCCCCGGCGCCTCGATCGACAGCATCGCGGCCACGTCCCATGCCTCCTGGATGTCGAGGACAGGGAAGTCGCTCCCGGTGATGGAGTC
It encodes the following:
- a CDS encoding TetR family transcriptional regulator, whose amino-acid sequence is MSRAEATKARILHAATEEFAAYGIAGARVDRIAKAASANKNLIYVYFCNKDGLFDAVFDAHVGRGLDMVPFTPDDLPGYAGRLFDFYQKHPEVLRLATWHRLERGAAVERDPAVAKPARDDKLAALEAVRKDGDGTPGFPPTTLLTLVLAIASAWSPTNAASMPATATPASDAAQCRNAITEAVRRLL